In Silene latifolia isolate original U9 population chromosome 3, ASM4854445v1, whole genome shotgun sequence, a single window of DNA contains:
- the LOC141649533 gene encoding uncharacterized protein LOC141649533 produces the protein MLVHSQIDNKKFYLTFIYAFNDLHGRLELWNFLKFSEDCHDPLLWLGDFNTVLSPVERLGGSTSDAEMEHFQDCVSICCMEDIVATGALFTWSNKQAPLERVYSRLDRAMGNLEWFEQFGDSVAHFHPEGLFDNCPCTVMDRNSEIKGRKSLKYFNMWGTAPTFKSLVSDCWFKHYQGTKMFGIVKRLKALKPILKALNKDCFSDIENNTNIASLALENIQKTLIDCSSDADLLQQELDLAHDLKDLITARDSFLIQKAKVQWSLEGDLNTSDFHHFIKKRVMMNKVFQIEDKDGRLCTDGTAIQSAFLDYYQDLLGSHKSTDVVNSNVVRKGVCCTEAHWALLNRPITADEVKKCLFSIPSNKSPGSDGLLTQINSTVITLIPKIDRPTSVKHYRPISCCNVLYKVISKLLCSRLALILPDLICKTQGAFVKGRSILENILICQDLIRQYNRGKASPRCLFKLDLQKAYDSIEWAFVD, from the exons ATGTTGGTTCATTCTCAAATTGACAACAAGAAATTTTATCTCACTTTCATTTATGCTTTTAATGATCTACATGGGAGACTTGAACTGTGGAATTTTTTGAAGTTTTCTGAGGATTGTCATGACCCTTTGCTTTGGTTGGGTGATTTTAATACTGTCCTCAGTCCAGTTGAGAGATTGGGTGGGAGCACATCTGATGCTGAGATGGAGCATTTTCAGGACTGTGTTTCTATATGTTGTATGGAGGATATTGTTGCTACTGGTGCTCTTTTTACATGGTCAAACAAACAGGCTCCTTTGGAGAGAGTTTATAGTAGGCTTGACCGTGCTATGGGGAATCTAGAATGGTTTGAACAATTTGGGGACAGTGTGGCTCATTTCCATCCTGAGGGCCTTTTTGATAACTGTCCTTGTACAGTAATGGATAGGAATTCTGAGATTAAGGGGAGGAAAAGTTTAAAATACTTTAACATGTGGGGGACTGCCCCAACTTTTAAATCTCTGGTTTCTGATTGTTGGTTCAAGCACTATCAGGGGACTAAGATGTTTGGGATTGTCAAAAGACTTAAAGCTTTGAAACCTATTCTTAAAGCTCTCAACAAAGATTGCTTTTCTGATATAGAGAACAATACCAATATAGCTAGTCTTGCCCTGGAGAATATTCAgaaaacacttattgattgctcTAGTGATGCTGATCTCCTGCAGCAGGAACTGGATTTGGCCCATGATCTTAAGGATCTTATAACTGCCAGAGATAGCTTCCTGATTCAAAAGGCAAAGGTGCAATGGTCCCTGGAGGGAGACCTTAATACTTCTGATTTTCATCATTTTATAAAGAAGAGAGTGATGATGAACAAGGTCTTCCAGATAGAGGATAAGGATGGTAGACTTTGTACTGATGGGACTGCTATACAGTCAGCTTTCTTGGATTATTACCAGGATCTCCTGGGTTCTCATAAGTCTACTGATGTTGTGAACTCTAATGTGGTCAGGAAAGGAGTGTGTTGTACTGAGGCACACTGGGCCTTACTGAATAGACCTATCACAGCTGATGAGGTCAAGAAGTGTCTCTTTAGTATCCCCTCCAACAAATCCCCTGGCTCTGATGG GTTGCTTACTCAGATAAATTCTACTGTCATCACACTGATCCCTAAGATTGACAGGCCTACTAGTGTTAAGCATTACAGACCTATCTCTTGCTGTAATGTGCTTTATAAAGTTATTTCAAAGTTACTTTGCTCTAGATTGGCTCTTATTCTCCCTGATTTGATATGCAAGACTCAAGGTGCATTTGTTAAAGGGAGGAgcattttggagaatatattAATTTGCCAAGATCTCATTAGGCAGTATAATAGAGGGAAAGCCTCTCCTAGATGTCTTTTCAAGCttgatcttcaaaaagcttatGATTCAATTGAATGGGCCTTTGTAGACTAG
- the LOC141649534 gene encoding uncharacterized protein LOC141649534 has translation MIMLCISTPTYTLNLNGAHFGFFNGRRGLRQGGPISPLIFYICMEYLSRLMDFATRKWYFRYHPMCKSLRLTHLLFADDLLMFSKGDVQSIMLILRVLATFSGSSGLKVNAAKSKVVFNGVSESLKHDITQISGFQEGTLPFKYLGIPIQPGRLTKADCNVLLDKIVSKIRGIGARKLSYADYNRAPLVAWHHVYCSKKEGGLGIKDAGVWNIASVGKLVNWIYTKADRLWVLWIDHVYMKGADWTAYHPPPDSNWNWRNICRVKDLLVGGYQDNCWIGSTGEYTVSAGYHWLQDPHAPVLWYQDVWDPWILPKHAFVGWLIHRVALNTRSKMFKLGLSVTASCVLCEMGEETHDHHFWECAYSSQVIAGLEQWLQLKLNSPSSSMSKLQRRICRVVKMAVWYALWMQRNTARLELTLCRPEKLSQQIQNQVHGRLVGKLSDCIMPRDCNWLSKINIRCPFCT, from the exons ATGATTATGCTTTGTATATCTACTCCAACTTATACTCTTAATCTGAATGGTGCTCATTTTGGATTCTTTAATGGAAGGAGGGGGCTTAGGCAAGGGGGCCCTATCTCTCCTCTTATTTTCTACATCTGTATGGAATATCTATCAAGACTTATGGACTTTGCTACTAGGAAGTGGTATTTCAGATATCATCCTATGTGTAAGAGCTTGAGATTGACTCATTTACTCTTTGCTGATGATCTCCTAATGTTCAGTAAAGGGGATGTGCAATCTATCATGCTTATTCTTAGAGTATTGGCTACCTTTTCTGGCTCTTCTGGACTCAAGGTCAATGCTGCTAAATCAAAGGTGGTTTTCAATGGAGTATCAGAGTCCCTGAAACATGATATAACTCAGATTTCTGGTTTCCAAGAAGGTACACTTCCTTTTAAATACCTTGGGATTCCTATTCAACCTGGTAGATTAACCAAGGCTGACTGTAATGTACTTTTGGATAAGATTGTTTCAAAGATTAGAGGTATAGGGGCTAGAAAACTAAGCTATGCTG ATTATAACAGGGCACCTCTGGTGGCATGGCATCATGTTTATTGCAGTAAAAAGGAAGGTGGTCTGGGTATTAAAGATGCTGGGGTGTGGAATATAGCTAGTGTGGGAAAGCTAGTGAATTGGATTTATACAAAGGCAGACAGGTTATGGGTCCTTTGGATAGATCATGTCTATATGAAAGGTGCTGATTGGACTGCTTATCATCCTCCTCCTGACTCCAATTGGAACTGGAGGAATATTTGCAGGGTTAAAGATCTTTTAGTAGGTGGATATCAGGATAATTGTTGGATTGGTTCAACTGGTGAATACACTGTCAGTGCTGGATACCATTGGTTACAGGATCCACACGCTCCTGTCCTTTGGTATCAGGATGTTTGGGATCCCTGGATTCTTCCCAAACATGCTTTTGTTGGATGGTTGATTCATAGGGTAGCCTTGAACACTAGATCTAAGATGTTTAAGCTGGGCCTAAGTGTTACTGCAAGCTGTGTCCTGTGTGAGATGGGGGAGGAGACACATGATCATCACTTCTGGGAATGTGCCTACTCCTCACAGGTTATTGCAGGTTTGGAACAATGGTTGCAGCTGAAGCTTAATTCTCCTTCTAGCTCCATGTCTAAGCTGCAAAGACGAATTTGTAGGGTAGTCAAGATGGCTGTCTGGTATGCTCTCTGGATGCAAAGGAACACTGCTCGTTTAGAGCTTACTCTCTGCAGGCCTGAGAAGTTGTCTCAACAAATTCAGAATCAGGTGCATGGTCGACTTGTAGGCAAGTTAAGTGATTGTATCATGCCAAGGGATTGTAATTGGCTAAGTAAGATTAATATTCGATGTCCTTTTTGTACTTAG